The Paracoccus sp. MC1862 genome includes a window with the following:
- a CDS encoding antibiotic ABC transporter — protein MNMMIGALVPSAKLWGDMMRMGIEAQFVMTLRTAGMLGLLPHGKNENTLMVSEKTDAVRESFGAAFRSAARGARADQILAAALKPYGRRTRANARRLGTRL, from the coding sequence ATGAACATGATGATTGGCGCGCTTGTGCCTTCGGCGAAACTCTGGGGCGACATGATGCGGATGGGGATCGAGGCCCAGTTCGTCATGACCCTGCGGACTGCGGGGATGCTGGGACTGCTGCCGCATGGCAAGAACGAGAACACGCTGATGGTATCGGAAAAGACCGACGCGGTGCGCGAATCCTTCGGCGCGGCCTTCCGCTCGGCGGCGCGCGGGGCGCGGGCCGACCAGATCCTCGCAGCGGCACTGAAGCCTTACGGGCGGCGGACGCGGGCCAATGCCAGACGGCTCGGCACCCGGCTCTGA